The following are encoded together in the Sinorhizobium terangae genome:
- a CDS encoding GtrA family protein — protein sequence MGHRSGEPHASATPRLGPDIMRQLSLLTGFLRAVFAVRVLRYALVGGCAALLQVCLLTLFIELADMNAVVASTLALSISVMVNYSLQHRVTFRSKSKHTVAAPRFVVLALCTLAANAVLFNSLLAVLPYIAAQIVTLGAIFPVNYYLNRTLTFRI from the coding sequence ATGGGCCACCGGTCTGGTGAACCTCATGCCAGCGCAACACCTCGCCTTGGGCCCGACATCATGCGGCAATTATCTCTTTTGACGGGGTTTCTGAGAGCTGTTTTTGCCGTGCGCGTGCTGAGATACGCGCTTGTCGGGGGTTGCGCGGCGCTGCTGCAAGTGTGCCTGCTCACCTTGTTCATAGAACTGGCCGATATGAACGCCGTGGTGGCGTCAACGTTGGCGCTCTCGATCTCGGTCATGGTCAACTATAGTCTTCAGCACCGTGTGACATTCAGGTCGAAATCGAAGCACACCGTGGCGGCGCCACGTTTTGTCGTGCTGGCGCTCTGCACGCTGGCGGCGAACGCCGTTCTCTTCAACAGCCTTTTGGCTGTGCTGCCCTATATCGCGGCCCAGATCGTCACGCTCGGAGCGATCTTCCCCGTCAACTACTATTTGAATCGAACGTTGACATTTCGCATCTGA
- a CDS encoding glycosyltransferase family 2 protein: protein MFEKKIFIVIPAYQAALTLESVFERIPREIYEKDVRIVVVNDGSSDGTGDIARRIARSRPNVEVIDHPQNKGYAQAQKTGFSHALDQGADIAALLHADGQYAPELLPRLLAPLERDEADVVIGSRMLERGALKGGMPMYKYIANKALTAIENLAYGLRVSEYHSGYMLYSRRCLEAIPFVRLSDTFHFDGEMIMMAGKRKLRIKEIAIPTRYADEKSHLKPVQYGFDVLKIVWQNYRGKYEF, encoded by the coding sequence ATGTTTGAGAAGAAAATTTTTATTGTTATCCCCGCATATCAGGCTGCTCTGACACTCGAAAGCGTGTTTGAGAGAATCCCGAGGGAAATTTACGAGAAAGACGTCCGAATTGTCGTCGTCAATGACGGCAGCTCCGACGGCACTGGCGACATCGCACGCAGAATTGCTCGTTCACGGCCAAACGTCGAAGTAATCGACCATCCTCAGAACAAGGGCTACGCCCAGGCGCAGAAGACCGGTTTTTCTCACGCATTGGATCAAGGTGCGGATATCGCGGCGCTCCTGCACGCCGATGGGCAATATGCACCGGAGCTGCTGCCACGTTTGCTTGCGCCCCTGGAACGGGACGAGGCTGACGTCGTTATCGGTTCGCGCATGCTCGAGCGTGGCGCTCTGAAGGGCGGCATGCCGATGTACAAGTACATCGCCAACAAAGCGCTGACTGCGATAGAAAATCTCGCTTACGGCCTTCGGGTAAGTGAATACCACAGCGGTTACATGCTCTATTCCCGCCGGTGCCTGGAAGCTATTCCCTTCGTTCGCCTCAGCGATACATTCCATTTTGATGGTGAAATGATCATGATGGCGGGTAAGCGCAAGTTACGTATCAAGGAAATCGCGATACCGACACGATACGCTGATGAAAAATCGCACCTGAAACCGGTACAGTACGGTTTTGATGTACTGAAGATCGTATGGCAGAATTACCGAGGCAAATACGAATTTTAG
- a CDS encoding NAD-dependent epimerase/dehydratase family protein, which yields MKILVTGGAGFVGSFLCENLHKSGHDIRIFDNYEPQVHSGSRGNLDSLLQPSGLPVKGVEIIFGDTRNPAQLDAALKDVDAVVHLAAQVGVGQSMYEIHRYVDHNTVGTAVLLELLASRKHSVKKLVVASSMSIYGEGGARCSHCGDITPTLREGEQMRRGDWEVRCPICDRTATPIPTSETKPVLPTSIYAISKRDQEEMCLVVGRAYDIPAVALRFFNIYGPRQSLGNPYTGVAAIFSSRLLNNNSPVVFEDGNQTRDFVHVKDIVQAISLALAKDEANGHVFNVGTGRPTSIKDVAIILARNMRRDIAPQIENKFREGDVRHCYADISKIQRCLGYKPTVELESGIEDLIAWAEEQKADDRFEHAAAELAKRGLAR from the coding sequence ATGAAGATACTCGTCACAGGGGGTGCAGGCTTTGTCGGCTCATTCTTATGCGAGAACCTTCACAAATCCGGACACGACATACGAATTTTTGATAATTACGAACCCCAAGTTCATTCTGGATCCCGAGGCAACCTTGACTCCCTGTTGCAGCCGAGCGGATTACCTGTGAAGGGAGTCGAGATCATTTTCGGTGACACTCGCAACCCTGCCCAACTCGACGCTGCTTTGAAGGACGTTGACGCCGTTGTCCATCTCGCCGCGCAGGTGGGGGTCGGCCAGTCGATGTACGAGATCCATCGTTATGTCGATCACAATACGGTTGGAACCGCGGTCCTTCTGGAACTGCTGGCCTCCCGCAAGCACAGCGTAAAGAAGCTGGTCGTTGCGTCGTCGATGTCGATTTACGGCGAAGGTGGAGCACGGTGCAGCCATTGCGGCGATATCACGCCGACTCTTCGTGAGGGGGAGCAAATGCGGCGTGGCGATTGGGAGGTGCGGTGTCCGATCTGTGATCGAACCGCAACGCCGATACCGACCAGCGAGACGAAGCCGGTCCTGCCGACGTCGATCTACGCCATTTCCAAGAGGGATCAGGAGGAAATGTGCTTGGTCGTCGGCAGAGCCTACGACATTCCCGCAGTGGCGCTGCGCTTCTTCAACATCTACGGTCCTCGACAGTCGCTGGGCAATCCCTATACCGGGGTCGCTGCGATCTTCTCTTCCCGTCTGCTGAACAACAATAGTCCGGTCGTTTTCGAAGATGGCAACCAGACGCGAGATTTCGTGCATGTAAAGGACATCGTACAGGCTATTTCGCTTGCCCTGGCAAAGGACGAGGCGAATGGCCATGTCTTCAATGTGGGCACCGGTCGCCCGACGTCGATTAAGGACGTCGCGATCATCCTCGCCCGGAACATGCGGCGCGATATCGCTCCCCAGATCGAGAACAAGTTCAGGGAGGGGGACGTCCGGCATTGCTACGCCGACATAAGCAAGATCCAGCGATGCCTCGGCTACAAGCCTACCGTCGAGCTCGAATCCGGCATCGAGGATCTGATCGCCTGGGCAGAAGAGCAGAAGGCGGACGACCGGTTCGAGCATGCAGCCGCCGAGTTGGCGAAAAGAGGGTTGGCCCGGTGA
- a CDS encoding glycosyltransferase — protein MMMHVITNFTASAGAETMLARLLRGATDERIIVVSLIGVSDRNRNLANNPRVIYVPLAAGSLAALPGAVLTLAQLIRKERPDAILCWMYHAMIAGMIAARMARCEAPVYWNIRQSLDDPASLTRSSRLAIAGAKLLSNQPAGIIYNSTRALELHRAYGYVNRNMVVIPNGFELPRIGPPEATTARRIGIVGRFHPQKDHGTFFKAVAAVRDTHPHALFSAAGNGVSRDNRAVVDLMAEAGLPEHAVDLKGEISDMPSYYRSIDALVLSSRTEGFPNVIAEAMSYAKPIVTTDVGDAAAVAGKAGIAVPARNPEALAKAIREILDLSPTEYARYARTARERVENEYAINAIREKYAEFLMH, from the coding sequence ATGATGATGCATGTCATTACCAACTTCACCGCCAGCGCCGGCGCCGAGACCATGCTGGCGCGTCTCCTGCGCGGTGCGACCGACGAGCGCATCATCGTCGTTTCGCTCATCGGCGTGTCGGATCGCAATCGCAATCTCGCCAACAATCCGAGAGTTATCTATGTGCCGCTGGCGGCCGGCTCCCTCGCCGCCCTTCCGGGCGCAGTCCTCACGCTCGCGCAACTCATCCGCAAGGAGCGGCCCGACGCAATCCTGTGCTGGATGTACCACGCGATGATCGCCGGCATGATCGCCGCGCGCATGGCCAGGTGTGAAGCACCGGTTTACTGGAACATTCGCCAGTCCCTGGATGATCCCGCTTCGCTTACGCGCAGTTCACGCCTCGCAATTGCGGGCGCAAAGCTGCTGTCGAACCAACCGGCCGGCATCATCTACAACAGCACGCGCGCCCTGGAGCTACATCGGGCTTACGGCTATGTAAACCGGAACATGGTTGTCATTCCGAACGGCTTCGAGTTGCCGCGGATCGGTCCCCCAGAGGCGACAACCGCCCGCCGGATCGGCATCGTCGGTCGATTTCATCCGCAGAAGGATCACGGCACATTCTTCAAAGCCGTGGCCGCTGTTCGCGACACGCATCCGCACGCACTCTTTTCTGCGGCGGGCAATGGGGTTTCCCGCGACAACCGCGCTGTCGTCGACCTGATGGCGGAAGCGGGTTTGCCGGAACATGCCGTCGATCTCAAGGGTGAGATCTCCGACATGCCTTCCTACTACCGCAGCATCGACGCCTTGGTGCTGTCTTCGAGGACCGAGGGTTTTCCCAACGTGATTGCAGAAGCGATGAGCTATGCCAAGCCGATCGTCACGACGGACGTCGGCGATGCCGCCGCCGTCGCGGGAAAGGCCGGCATTGCCGTACCTGCACGCAACCCCGAGGCACTCGCCAAGGCGATCCGCGAAATCCTTGACCTCTCGCCGACCGAATATGCCCGCTATGCGCGCACCGCCCGAGAGCGGGTCGAAAACGAGTATGCGATCAATGCGATCAGGGAAAAATATGCAGAGTTTCTAATGCATTAA
- a CDS encoding polysaccharide biosynthesis protein, with the protein MLLAVWGAAVDIGSRRIRGAVRSVHKCSTLYLADLGSAAIALAVALLLRYGVAELKTRPETASVLLWSGAQYLIICALVFPLSGLYSRNWKYGSISDLFIILRAVLLTSLLLVSLLFFSTRLTDIPRTVVPMQSLLLIAFLAAARLSFRAEEIPLARPVFRNGRNKGADNDHRIPLLLVGAGDAADLYLRALARDPNATYVPVACLDRNEDQIGMSLRGVPIAGRIEDFEQVVADLQQLNRQPRHVVFTEAPAAFGEEASDNLLRSAERLGIAVSRLSQMTELKRAKGDNPYELRSIELTDLLERPQASLDREAIGRLVRGRRVLITGAGGSIGSELTTQVAACEPAELVLIDNTEYNLYAIDMALNENFPAVSRWSYLCSVRRSQRVEEIFAQHRPELVFHAAALKHVPMVQLNPCEGVLTNVIGTMNVANAAKKYGTLAMVQISTDKVVNSTSVMGATKRLAELYCQALDLNGLETGRGPRFMTVRFGNVLGSSGSLIPLFKRQLARGGPLTVTDPNMTRFFMTIREAVELTLQASAYGFEKQLGQGEIFVLDMGEPIKIINIARRMIRLAGFTPDQDIEIKIIGCRPGEKLFEELFDETDKRINSPVPGVLGAVPEPIPLPTLRDAFARLQRHSERGNEADVVAVMRELLPRYVHDADRKPAAASKRLPRRPKDHIKAKARGSRSGCRKGTRAEFRSPGS; encoded by the coding sequence ATGCTGTTGGCGGTATGGGGTGCGGCGGTCGACATAGGCAGTCGACGCATCCGCGGCGCTGTTCGCAGCGTTCACAAATGTTCTACCCTGTACCTCGCCGATCTCGGATCAGCGGCCATTGCGCTCGCCGTGGCCCTGTTGTTGCGCTACGGCGTGGCCGAGCTCAAGACGAGACCGGAAACCGCCTCCGTCCTGTTATGGTCGGGCGCACAGTACCTCATCATCTGCGCACTCGTTTTTCCCTTGTCCGGACTCTACAGCCGAAACTGGAAGTACGGTTCCATTTCTGACCTTTTCATCATACTTCGCGCGGTACTCCTGACATCCCTGCTGCTTGTTTCGCTCCTATTCTTCTCCACGAGGCTGACTGACATTCCACGGACCGTCGTGCCGATGCAGTCACTGCTACTGATCGCATTCCTTGCCGCAGCACGGCTGAGTTTTCGCGCTGAGGAGATCCCGCTGGCGCGGCCCGTTTTCAGGAACGGACGCAACAAAGGGGCAGATAACGATCACCGCATACCGTTGTTGCTCGTCGGCGCCGGCGACGCGGCCGACCTCTATTTGCGGGCGCTCGCACGCGATCCCAACGCCACCTATGTGCCGGTTGCCTGCCTTGACAGGAATGAGGACCAGATCGGCATGAGCCTGCGCGGCGTACCGATTGCGGGACGCATCGAGGATTTCGAGCAGGTGGTGGCGGATTTGCAGCAGCTCAACAGGCAGCCGCGTCACGTAGTCTTCACGGAAGCCCCCGCGGCGTTCGGCGAGGAGGCATCGGATAACCTCCTGCGGTCCGCCGAAAGACTTGGGATCGCTGTCTCGCGCCTGTCGCAGATGACCGAACTCAAGCGCGCAAAGGGCGACAACCCCTACGAGCTGCGGTCCATCGAACTGACCGACCTCCTGGAGCGGCCCCAGGCGTCGCTCGACCGCGAGGCAATCGGGCGCCTCGTTCGCGGCCGGCGCGTGCTCATCACCGGGGCAGGAGGTTCGATCGGCAGCGAACTGACGACGCAGGTCGCCGCCTGCGAACCGGCGGAACTCGTGCTGATCGACAACACAGAATACAATCTTTACGCGATCGACATGGCCCTGAACGAGAACTTCCCGGCCGTATCCCGGTGGAGTTACCTCTGCAGTGTCCGCCGCAGTCAGAGGGTCGAGGAGATCTTCGCTCAGCATCGACCCGAGCTGGTCTTTCATGCAGCGGCGCTGAAACATGTGCCCATGGTGCAGTTGAATCCCTGCGAGGGCGTACTCACCAATGTCATCGGCACCATGAACGTCGCCAATGCAGCGAAGAAATACGGCACGCTCGCCATGGTTCAGATCTCGACCGACAAGGTCGTCAATTCGACGAGCGTCATGGGCGCGACAAAACGCCTGGCGGAACTCTATTGCCAAGCGCTCGACCTGAACGGTCTCGAGACCGGCCGGGGGCCGCGTTTCATGACGGTTCGTTTCGGGAACGTGCTGGGGTCGAGCGGTTCGCTGATCCCGCTCTTCAAGCGCCAGTTGGCCAGGGGCGGGCCGCTGACGGTAACCGATCCGAACATGACACGCTTCTTCATGACGATCCGCGAGGCCGTCGAATTGACTTTGCAGGCTTCCGCTTACGGTTTCGAGAAACAGCTCGGACAGGGCGAGATCTTCGTCCTCGACATGGGCGAGCCGATCAAGATCATCAATATCGCCCGCCGCATGATCCGGCTGGCCGGTTTCACGCCGGATCAGGATATCGAAATCAAGATCATCGGTTGCCGCCCGGGCGAAAAGCTCTTCGAAGAGCTGTTCGACGAAACCGACAAGCGCATCAACTCGCCGGTCCCGGGTGTCCTCGGAGCCGTTCCGGAGCCTATCCCATTGCCGACGCTGAGGGACGCCTTCGCACGCCTGCAGCGCCATTCGGAGCGGGGCAACGAGGCGGACGTCGTGGCGGTCATGCGCGAGCTGCTCCCACGATATGTGCACGATGCTGATCGCAAGCCCGCGGCCGCGAGTAAGCGCCTGCCGCGGCGGCCGAAGGACCACATCAAGGCCAAGGCGCGCGGATCGCGATCCGGCTGCCGCAAGGGCACCCGCGCAGAGTTCCGCTCTCCGGGCAGTTAA
- a CDS encoding UDP-glucuronic acid decarboxylase family protein → MARQFTNRVLVTGGCGFIGSHLCERLIEGGADVLCVDNFFTGSRANVEELLSHPRFELLRHDVTMPLYVEVDKIFNLACPASPVHYQFDPVKTTRTSVQGAINMLGLAKRLKINVLQASTSEVYGDPSVHPQTEDYWGNVNPIGPRSCYDEGKRCAEALFFDYRRQHQTAIKVARIFNTYGPRTHPSDGRVVSSFIVQALLDADITVHGNGSQTRSFCYVDDTVAALLRLMDSPFDVTGPINIGNPNEISMRELAELIIDLTGSRSRIVYRPLPQDDPCRRRPDISRAKEQLEWAPKIGLKEGLLKTINHFNELLMRPSSRTDLGALYEAHHA, encoded by the coding sequence ATGGCGCGTCAATTTACTAATCGCGTATTGGTGACTGGAGGGTGCGGCTTCATCGGGTCGCATCTTTGCGAGCGATTGATCGAAGGCGGAGCGGACGTTCTGTGCGTCGACAATTTCTTTACCGGGTCGCGCGCGAACGTGGAGGAACTCCTTTCCCATCCGCGCTTCGAGCTGCTGAGGCACGATGTGACGATGCCCCTCTATGTGGAGGTGGACAAGATCTTCAATCTTGCCTGCCCGGCTTCCCCGGTGCACTACCAGTTCGACCCGGTGAAGACCACGCGGACGAGCGTGCAAGGGGCGATAAACATGCTCGGCCTCGCCAAGCGGCTGAAGATCAATGTTCTTCAGGCCTCCACGTCGGAAGTCTATGGAGACCCCTCCGTTCACCCGCAGACCGAGGATTACTGGGGCAACGTCAATCCTATCGGGCCTCGGTCTTGCTACGATGAAGGCAAACGTTGCGCCGAAGCCCTATTCTTCGATTACAGGCGGCAGCACCAAACGGCGATCAAAGTTGCGCGCATCTTCAATACCTATGGGCCTCGGACGCATCCGAGTGATGGCCGCGTTGTTTCGAGCTTCATCGTCCAGGCACTGCTCGATGCCGACATAACCGTCCACGGGAACGGCTCGCAGACCCGGTCCTTCTGTTACGTCGACGACACCGTTGCCGCCTTGCTGCGTTTGATGGATTCGCCGTTTGATGTGACCGGCCCCATCAATATCGGCAACCCCAACGAAATTTCCATGCGCGAACTGGCGGAACTGATCATCGATCTTACCGGATCCAGGTCGCGCATCGTGTACCGGCCATTGCCCCAGGACGATCCTTGCAGACGGCGCCCGGATATCTCGCGAGCAAAAGAACAGCTCGAATGGGCACCCAAGATCGGCCTGAAGGAGGGCCTGCTGAAAACGATCAACCACTTCAACGAGCTCCTGATGCGCCCCAGTTCCCGCACGGATCTCGGTGCCCTGTACGAGGCACATCATGCTTAG
- a CDS encoding glycosyltransferase family 4 protein, giving the protein MNLVEQVSRTATEQIAGQSARPADAAYPPRQKRVIAVVASLTASLVIFRLELLRRMVAAGHDVIAFAPENDQRVERELAEIGVRFVRIPMARTGLNPLEDIRTFWSLRQHFKRLKPDMVLPYTMKPIIYAGLAARTLGIKERCFLVTGLGHVFSDAGGRSFKALAVRQLCVRLYRSALKRARVVFVYNDADAEDIRRYRMLGDGISPTMISGSGVDLKHFAYARAPRGGPVFLMIARLLRDKGVVEYIEAARIVRRTFPEARFQLLGHFDCNPTAISREEIEGWVGEGILEYLGTTNDVRPCLSACNVFVLPSYYREGIPRSILEALAIGRPVITTDLPGCRDTVQPGVNGMTVKPLDIVALADAMASFARDPDLAEKMGKRSRELAETKFDVHMINRTLFAGMRLTE; this is encoded by the coding sequence TTGAACCTTGTTGAGCAGGTTTCGCGCACCGCAACCGAACAAATTGCGGGCCAGTCGGCAAGACCCGCCGACGCAGCATACCCGCCCCGGCAGAAACGCGTGATTGCCGTCGTCGCCAGCTTGACGGCATCTCTCGTGATCTTTCGGCTCGAATTGCTGAGACGGATGGTCGCCGCCGGCCATGACGTCATCGCCTTCGCTCCCGAAAACGACCAGCGAGTGGAGCGGGAGCTCGCTGAAATCGGTGTTCGCTTCGTTCGCATTCCGATGGCCCGGACCGGTCTTAACCCGCTTGAAGACATCCGCACCTTTTGGTCGCTGCGGCAACACTTCAAGCGGCTGAAGCCGGACATGGTCCTTCCCTATACGATGAAGCCGATCATCTATGCGGGCCTCGCCGCCCGGACGCTCGGAATCAAGGAGCGGTGTTTCCTCGTCACGGGTCTCGGCCACGTCTTCTCCGACGCCGGCGGTCGCTCGTTCAAAGCTTTGGCCGTTCGCCAGCTATGCGTCCGGCTATATCGATCGGCGCTCAAGCGCGCGAGGGTTGTGTTTGTCTATAACGACGCCGATGCCGAGGACATTCGCCGCTACCGGATGCTTGGAGACGGCATATCACCGACGATGATTTCAGGGTCCGGCGTCGATTTGAAGCATTTCGCCTACGCGCGAGCGCCCCGCGGCGGGCCTGTCTTCCTCATGATTGCACGGTTGCTGCGCGACAAAGGCGTCGTCGAATATATCGAAGCCGCGCGGATCGTGCGGCGCACTTTTCCTGAAGCCAGGTTCCAGCTGCTCGGCCATTTCGATTGCAATCCGACGGCAATCTCGCGCGAGGAAATCGAAGGCTGGGTGGGCGAAGGGATCCTCGAATATCTCGGCACCACCAATGACGTGCGGCCCTGTCTGTCAGCCTGCAATGTTTTCGTCCTGCCTTCCTACTACCGGGAAGGTATTCCCCGGAGCATCCTCGAGGCGCTGGCGATCGGAAGGCCGGTGATTACGACGGACCTGCCGGGCTGCCGCGACACGGTGCAGCCGGGTGTGAACGGCATGACGGTGAAGCCGCTCGACATCGTCGCGCTCGCCGATGCGATGGCGTCCTTTGCCCGCGATCCGGACTTGGCGGAAAAGATGGGCAAGCGCTCGCGGGAGCTCGCAGAGACCAAATTCGACGTGCACATGATCAATCGGACGCTGTTCGCCGGCATGCGCTTAACCGAGTGA